Proteins encoded together in one Riemerella anatipestifer window:
- a CDS encoding MazG-like family protein, with amino-acid sequence MEKLIKQIKQWAEDKGILAKATPTKQALKTLEECTELLTAIADDDGTEIKDAIGDIVVTLIIQCEMQNLNFIDCVQSAYDVISKRTGKMINGQFVKDI; translated from the coding sequence ATGGAAAAACTAATCAAACAAATCAAACAATGGGCTGAAGACAAAGGAATACTAGCTAAAGCAACACCAACGAAACAAGCCCTAAAAACATTAGAAGAATGTACAGAACTACTCACTGCTATTGCAGATGATGATGGAACGGAAATAAAAGATGCAATAGGAGATATAGTAGTTACGCTAATTATTCAGTGCGAAATGCAGAATTTAAATTTTATAGACTGCGTACAAAGTGCTTACGATGTAATAAGCAAAAGAACAGGAAAAATGATTAACGGGCAATTTGTAAAAGATATATGA
- a CDS encoding radical SAM protein yields MEVKIIKSSDENVMKFVFEKENAVAEAVLYKYPTYEDRTVICCSTQSGCPVGCRFCGAGDYFVRSLKSEEIVYQVDYCLNSQSIDASKIKNFQIMVMSMGEPLLNFKELEKAFEILHSKYPNAKLLISTIAPQINYNSVMDMAERIPTVGLQFSIHESTDEKRNKLIPFKKKLTLSEIAEVGEVFLARTGRKPFFNYCAKEDNSSQEDADRLAELLNPDVFEATISVVCERDESIAAANERQRELANSFMCKLNEKGFSTRMFDPAGQDDIGGGCGQLWFVQEWMRNNPELAKKSVGFGMDIIHAPSSN; encoded by the coding sequence ATGGAAGTAAAAATAATTAAAAGTTCAGACGAAAATGTAATGAAATTTGTCTTTGAAAAAGAAAATGCGGTTGCGGAAGCGGTATTATATAAGTATCCAACATACGAGGATAGAACAGTTATTTGCTGCTCCACACAAAGTGGCTGTCCCGTAGGGTGTAGATTCTGTGGTGCGGGTGATTATTTTGTTAGGAGTTTAAAATCCGAAGAAATAGTTTATCAAGTAGATTACTGTTTAAATAGTCAAAGTATAGATGCAAGTAAAATAAAGAATTTTCAAATAATGGTTATGTCAATGGGGGAACCATTATTAAACTTCAAAGAACTTGAAAAAGCATTTGAAATATTACATTCAAAATATCCTAATGCTAAACTTTTGATTAGCACAATAGCACCTCAAATAAACTATAATAGTGTTATGGATATGGCTGAAAGGATACCTACAGTTGGGTTACAGTTTTCAATTCACGAAAGTACAGATGAGAAAAGAAATAAACTGATACCGTTTAAAAAGAAATTGACACTTTCTGAAATAGCAGAAGTTGGCGAAGTATTTTTAGCCAGAACAGGAAGAAAGCCTTTTTTCAACTACTGTGCAAAAGAAGATAACTCAAGTCAGGAAGATGCGGATAGACTTGCTGAATTATTAAACCCAGATGTTTTTGAAGCAACTATTTCAGTTGTTTGTGAAAGAGATGAGAGTATTGCAGCAGCTAATGAAAGACAAAGAGAATTGGCTAATTCGTTTATGTGCAAATTAAATGAAAAAGGATTTTCTACACGAATGTTTGACCCAGCAGGGCAAGATGATATAGGTGGTGGTTGCGGTCAATTATGGTTTGTCCAAGAATGGATGAGAAATAATCCTGAATTAGCAAAAAAATCGGTTGGTTTTGGAATGGATATTATTCACGCACCATCATCAAATTAA
- a CDS encoding phage antirepressor KilAC domain-containing protein yields MKALIKITEQNGKQAVSARELHSFLESKQDFSNWIKNRIEKYGLIEGQDYQKLYFDYNGNLLNINLNKNIDIDNQRVMKIEYILSIDTAKELAMVEGNDKGKQARRYFIECEKKLKTTLPTTYKEALLELIKKEEEKEVLLLQNQEQQAQLEAQAPKVLFTEAVMGSKTSCLIGELAKVITQNGYEIGERRLFKYLRENGYLGRKGERYNIPNQKYVEQGIFELKKGTRSGSGGVMHTTITTKVTGKGQVYFVNKFLKHLQSA; encoded by the coding sequence ATGAAAGCGTTAATCAAAATCACAGAACAGAACGGCAAACAAGCCGTGTCAGCTAGAGAGTTACACTCTTTTTTAGAAAGTAAACAAGACTTTTCTAATTGGATAAAAAACAGGATTGAAAAATATGGACTTATTGAGGGGCAGGATTATCAAAAATTATATTTTGATTATAATGGTAACTTATTGAATATCAATCTCAATAAAAATATTGACATTGACAATCAAAGAGTTATGAAAATAGAGTATATTTTAAGTATTGATACAGCGAAAGAGTTGGCAATGGTGGAGGGTAACGACAAAGGCAAACAAGCGAGGCGTTACTTCATAGAGTGCGAGAAGAAACTTAAAACCACCCTACCCACCACCTACAAAGAAGCCTTACTTGAACTCATCAAGAAAGAAGAAGAAAAAGAGGTATTACTCTTGCAAAATCAAGAGCAACAAGCCCAACTTGAAGCACAAGCCCCAAAGGTATTATTTACAGAGGCGGTAATGGGTAGTAAGACCTCGTGCCTTATTGGCGAGTTAGCCAAAGTAATTACTCAAAACGGTTACGAGATAGGCGAACGGCGATTGTTCAAATACCTAAGAGAAAACGGCTATTTGGGGCGTAAAGGCGAACGCTACAATATACCTAATCAAAAATATGTAGAACAGGGTATTTTTGAACTCAAAAAAGGCACTCGTTCAGGTAGCGGTGGCGTTATGCATACCACCATAACCACAAAGGTAACAGGCAAAGGGCAGGTTTATTTTGTAAACAAGTTTCTCAAACACCTACAGAGTGCCTAA